In Gammaproteobacteria bacterium, a single window of DNA contains:
- a CDS encoding WcaI family glycosyltransferase, producing the protein MKILLVSLNYTPELTGIGKYSGELVEWLVSKGHEVTVVTTPPYYPNWEVWSGFRKFWYSEARHLSECVIRCPIWVPKNVNGIKRIFHLLSFAISSLPIILLQARKEKNVVFLTEPPLFCAPVVLFAARFFKIKTWLHVQDLEVDAAVDLGIIKNKVVVSMAYWLERNLVRKFHIVSTISKNMQKRIEAKGVKVDNQVYFPNWVDCETIKPMETISDLRQSLNLEEGAVVAVYSGNFGEKQGLEIVIDAAKELKNRNIVFLMCGQGAVYKKLRQYAGDLPTVYWLPLQPVEKLNDLLNTADIHLLPQRDDVADLVMPSKLSGIMASGKPCVATAKENTQVWRILQGCGIVTPPADLEAFVRAILELSNNQELRNDLGRNARHYAESNLDKETVLTSFESRLSSMI; encoded by the coding sequence ATGAAAATACTGTTGGTTTCTCTAAATTATACTCCTGAACTTACAGGGATTGGCAAATACAGCGGAGAATTAGTTGAATGGTTAGTATCAAAAGGACACGAGGTAACAGTAGTCACTACACCACCATACTATCCAAATTGGGAAGTATGGTCAGGTTTTCGAAAGTTTTGGTATTCTGAGGCAAGGCATCTTTCAGAGTGTGTGATTCGATGCCCGATTTGGGTTCCTAAGAATGTAAATGGAATTAAGCGAATTTTTCATTTGCTCAGCTTCGCAATTAGTTCATTGCCGATTATCCTATTGCAAGCTCGGAAAGAAAAGAATGTTGTTTTCCTAACCGAACCACCTTTGTTTTGTGCGCCTGTAGTTCTATTCGCGGCTCGATTTTTTAAAATCAAAACCTGGTTGCATGTTCAAGATTTGGAAGTTGACGCAGCTGTGGATTTAGGGATCATTAAAAATAAAGTTGTCGTAAGTATGGCTTATTGGTTAGAGAGAAATCTAGTGCGCAAATTCCATATTGTATCTACGATTTCCAAAAATATGCAAAAAAGAATAGAGGCTAAAGGTGTTAAAGTAGACAATCAAGTGTATTTCCCAAATTGGGTTGATTGCGAAACAATTAAACCGATGGAAACAATATCGGACTTAAGGCAATCATTGAACTTGGAGGAAGGGGCAGTTGTTGCAGTATACTCTGGAAATTTTGGTGAGAAGCAAGGGTTGGAAATAGTTATTGATGCAGCAAAGGAATTAAAAAATAGAAACATCGTATTCTTAATGTGTGGACAAGGCGCGGTTTACAAAAAGTTACGTCAGTACGCAGGCGATCTACCGACAGTGTATTGGCTGCCACTCCAGCCTGTAGAAAAATTGAATGATCTTCTGAACACGGCAGATATTCATTTATTGCCACAACGTGACGATGTAGCAGATTTGGTAATGCCGTCCAAGCTATCGGGAATTATGGCCAGTGGTAAACCATGCGTTGCGACGGCTAAGGAGAACACCCAGGTGTGGAGGATTTTACAGGGCTGCGGTATAGTAACGCCACCCGCAGATCTTGAAGCGTTTGTCAGGGCTATTTTGGAACTTTCGAATAATCAAGAGCTTAGGAATGATCTGGGTAGAAATGCCAGACATTATGCTGAAAGTAATCTTGATAAAGAAACTGTACTGACGAGTTTTGAGTCTAGGTTGAGTTCAATGATTTGA
- the rfbH gene encoding lipopolysaccharide biosynthesis protein RfbH — protein MNPLELKDQILSLVSQYAQLVYDPKEFIPGVSVVPPSGKVIGEDELRNMVSASLDGWLTTGNFNHEFECKLANYLGLTHVLTTNSGSSANLLAFATLMSEKLGDRALRPGDEVIAVAAGFPTTVNPILLYGLVPVFVDIDIPTYNIDATQIESAITEKTRAIMIAHTLGNPFDLQEVVRIAKKHNLWLVEDCCDALGSKFSGEMVGTFGDIGTVSFYPAHHITMGEGGAVFTNNGELKRICESIRDWGRDCYCEPGKDNTCKKRFEWKLGDLPQGYDHKYIYSDLGFNLKITDMQAACALAQMDRLDEFVLKRKSNFAYLKERMSSLEEFFILPEATKNSDPAWFGFPITLRPGGPINRVDLLSYLDQYQIGSRLLFAGNLIRQPYFKNRNYRKAGDLGNTDLVMTNTFWTGLYPGLSESMLDYSVSKMEEFYGLNF, from the coding sequence ATGAATCCATTAGAACTCAAAGATCAGATACTTAGCTTAGTGAGTCAATATGCGCAACTGGTTTACGATCCAAAAGAATTTATACCGGGAGTAAGTGTTGTTCCTCCATCTGGTAAAGTTATTGGTGAGGACGAGCTGAGAAATATGGTTAGCGCTTCATTGGATGGGTGGCTAACTACAGGGAATTTTAATCATGAATTTGAATGTAAGTTGGCTAACTATTTGGGGCTGACGCATGTCTTAACAACTAATTCTGGTTCGTCAGCAAATTTGTTGGCATTTGCAACACTCATGTCAGAAAAGCTGGGTGATAGGGCGTTGCGCCCAGGTGACGAAGTGATCGCGGTAGCTGCCGGTTTTCCAACTACCGTCAATCCGATACTGTTATATGGGTTGGTGCCGGTTTTTGTTGATATTGATATTCCGACCTACAATATTGATGCAACACAAATTGAATCGGCTATTACAGAAAAAACTCGTGCAATTATGATTGCACATACGCTGGGTAATCCATTTGATTTACAAGAAGTTGTTCGAATTGCTAAGAAACACAATCTGTGGTTGGTAGAGGATTGTTGTGATGCTTTGGGATCAAAATTCAGTGGGGAGATGGTTGGCACTTTTGGCGATATAGGGACGGTAAGTTTTTATCCGGCTCATCATATAACTATGGGTGAAGGCGGTGCCGTGTTTACAAACAATGGTGAGTTAAAGCGCATATGTGAGTCTATACGTGATTGGGGTCGAGATTGTTATTGTGAGCCTGGAAAAGATAACACATGTAAGAAGCGATTTGAATGGAAATTAGGCGATTTGCCACAAGGTTACGATCATAAATATATCTATTCGGATCTTGGGTTCAATTTAAAAATAACTGATATGCAAGCTGCTTGCGCCTTAGCCCAAATGGATAGGTTGGATGAATTTGTGCTGAAACGCAAGTCCAATTTCGCCTATTTAAAAGAGCGGATGAGTTCGCTAGAAGAATTTTTCATATTGCCGGAGGCAACAAAGAATAGTGACCCGGCTTGGTTTGGTTTCCCAATTACGTTGAGGCCGGGAGGTCCGATAAATAGAGTTGATTTGTTGTCGTATTTGGATCAATATCAAATTGGCAGTCGCTTGTTGTTTGCCGGGAACCTTATTCGACAACCGTATTTTAAAAATAGAAATTATAGAAAAGCAGGTGATTTGGGAAACACAGACCTAGTTATGACCAATACATTTTGGACCGGTTTATATCCGGGGTTGAGCGAATCGATGCTGGATTATTCTGTGTCAAAGATGGAGGAGTTCTATGGCCTCAATTTTTAG
- the rfbF gene encoding glucose-1-phosphate cytidylyltransferase, with translation MKAVILAGGLGSRISEETEVKPKPMVEIGGKPILWHIMKIYSTYGINDFIVCLGYKGYVVKEYFANYFLHMSDITFDMVKNKMEVHNNNSEPWRVTLVDTGEQTMTGGRLKRIAPYIEDDTFCFTYGDGVGNVNIEELIRFHKSSGAYATVTATQPPGRFGSLNIDKHKVVNFQEKPQGDGAWINGGFFILSPRVFDYIDEDNTVWEQSPMQRLAHDGQLSAYEHNGFWQPMDTLRDKHYLERLWRSGKAPWKVW, from the coding sequence ATGAAGGCAGTGATATTGGCAGGCGGACTGGGTTCTCGAATTAGCGAGGAAACAGAGGTTAAACCGAAACCTATGGTGGAAATAGGCGGTAAACCCATTTTGTGGCACATTATGAAAATCTATTCCACTTACGGGATCAATGATTTCATTGTGTGTTTAGGTTACAAAGGGTATGTGGTCAAAGAATATTTCGCTAACTATTTTTTACATATGTCAGATATAACATTTGATATGGTAAAGAATAAGATGGAAGTTCACAATAATAATTCGGAGCCTTGGCGAGTTACTCTGGTGGATACGGGCGAGCAAACGATGACCGGTGGGAGGCTTAAAAGAATTGCACCCTATATTGAAGATGATACCTTTTGTTTTACCTATGGGGACGGCGTGGGGAATGTCAACATCGAAGAACTCATTCGTTTTCACAAATCAAGTGGCGCGTATGCAACGGTTACAGCAACTCAGCCACCTGGACGATTTGGTTCATTGAATATTGACAAACATAAGGTTGTTAATTTTCAGGAAAAACCTCAAGGCGATGGGGCTTGGATAAATGGTGGCTTCTTTATTCTTTCTCCTAGAGTTTTTGACTATATCGATGAAGACAATACCGTTTGGGAACAAAGTCCGATGCAGAGACTGGCACACGATGGTCAGTTGTCAGCATACGAACACAATGGATTCTGGCAGCCGATGGATACCCTTCGTGATAAGCATTACCTGGAGCGTTTGTGGCGCTCCGGAAAGGCTCCGTGGAAGGTGTGGTGA
- the rfbD gene encoding dTDP-4-dehydrorhamnose reductase: protein MKIWLSGANGQLGWEINQMAQLMPQYQVLALDRNQLDITDQKAVRASMQSFQPDIAINAAAYTAVDKAETEVELAYAVNRDGPAYIAQNCAELGIPMIHISTDYVFDGAKSEPYVETDPVNPINVYGKSKLEGELAVAKHLREHIILRTSWVFGRQGNNFVKTMIRLLMEKDEFGVVKDQQGCPTYTGNLARAVLKVCESDDRLRFGVFHYCDNPETTWYEFAEFIRSALSQKIEISNKCIRPILTTEYPTPAKRPKSSCLRCDKFVETYDYKIDSWNLGMLDVVDTVVASLGERGRSS, encoded by the coding sequence ATGAAGATCTGGTTAAGCGGTGCCAATGGTCAACTGGGTTGGGAAATCAATCAAATGGCTCAGCTTATGCCGCAATACCAGGTTTTGGCTTTGGACCGGAATCAACTGGATATTACCGATCAAAAAGCCGTAAGGGCATCCATGCAGTCATTCCAGCCGGATATAGCCATTAATGCTGCCGCTTACACAGCCGTGGACAAGGCCGAAACGGAAGTGGAGCTTGCCTATGCAGTGAATCGAGATGGTCCGGCCTATATTGCTCAAAACTGTGCTGAGTTAGGTATACCCATGATTCATATCTCCACGGATTATGTTTTTGATGGCGCCAAATCCGAACCTTATGTAGAGACTGATCCAGTAAACCCAATCAATGTTTATGGCAAAAGTAAACTGGAAGGGGAGTTGGCTGTTGCAAAGCATTTAAGGGAGCACATCATTCTTCGTACCAGCTGGGTGTTTGGTAGGCAAGGCAATAACTTTGTAAAAACGATGATTCGGTTGTTAATGGAAAAGGACGAGTTTGGAGTCGTTAAAGACCAGCAAGGGTGTCCAACCTATACTGGGAATCTGGCTAGGGCAGTTTTAAAGGTCTGTGAATCTGATGACCGATTACGATTTGGAGTTTTCCATTATTGTGATAATCCGGAAACAACGTGGTATGAATTTGCAGAATTTATTAGATCTGCGCTGAGCCAGAAAATTGAAATTAGTAACAAATGTATCAGGCCCATTTTAACAACTGAATATCCAACACCCGCAAAGCGTCCAAAGAGTTCATGTCTGCGATGTGATAAATTTGTTGAAACGTATGATTATAAAATTGACAGCTGGAATTTGGGTATGTTGGATGTAGTGGATACCGTCGTAGCTAGCTTAGGCGAGCGGGGAAGATCGTCCTAA
- the pseB gene encoding UDP-N-acetylglucosamine 4,6-dehydratase (inverting), translated as MFDGSVILITGGTGSFGKKYTQTLLGRYNPKKIIIFSRDELKQFEMQQTYNQECMRYFIGDVRDAERLYQAMKGVDYVIHAAALKQVPAAEYNPMECIKTNIHGAENVIKAAIENNVKKIIALSSDKAANPINLYGATKLASDKLFVAANNIVGPGHTRFSVVRYGNVVGSRGSVVPFFKKLIQDGTSYLPITHQDMTRFWITLQQGVDFVLKNFQRMKGGEIFVPKIPSVRIVDLATAMAPDLEHKIIGIRPGEKLHEIMCPADDSHLTIEFDDHYVIGPSITFMEGSNDFKVNALKAVGNLVDQGFEYHSGTNSVFLSDKEILEYDRLAQE; from the coding sequence ATGTTTGATGGCAGCGTGATTCTTATTACTGGTGGGACGGGTTCCTTCGGAAAAAAATATACACAAACCTTGTTGGGTCGATACAACCCAAAGAAGATTATCATTTTCTCCAGAGACGAATTAAAGCAATTCGAGATGCAGCAAACTTATAACCAAGAATGTATGCGGTATTTTATTGGTGACGTTCGTGATGCAGAAAGGCTATATCAGGCAATGAAAGGGGTGGATTATGTTATTCATGCAGCAGCATTGAAACAAGTCCCTGCTGCCGAATACAATCCCATGGAATGTATAAAGACCAATATTCATGGCGCAGAAAATGTAATAAAAGCAGCAATTGAAAACAATGTAAAAAAAATTATTGCCCTGTCATCTGATAAAGCTGCCAATCCGATTAATTTGTATGGAGCAACTAAACTAGCATCTGACAAATTATTTGTGGCGGCAAATAATATAGTAGGGCCAGGTCACACGAGATTTTCAGTTGTTCGATATGGAAATGTGGTTGGTTCAAGAGGTTCAGTGGTACCTTTTTTCAAGAAGCTGATTCAGGACGGAACATCGTATCTTCCTATAACGCATCAGGATATGACGAGGTTTTGGATTACCCTCCAACAGGGGGTGGATTTCGTTTTGAAGAATTTCCAGCGTATGAAAGGAGGAGAAATATTTGTGCCAAAAATTCCGTCTGTTCGGATTGTGGATTTAGCAACGGCAATGGCACCTGATTTGGAACACAAGATTATTGGGATTAGACCGGGAGAAAAACTTCATGAAATTATGTGTCCCGCAGATGACTCTCATTTAACAATCGAGTTTGATGATCACTATGTGATTGGGCCAAGTATAACTTTTATGGAAGGTAGCAATGATTTTAAAGTAAATGCTTTGAAAGCGGTAGGGAACTTAGTTGATCAGGGTTTTGAATATCATTCCGGAACGAATTCCGTATTTCTTTCGGACAAGGAAATACTTGAATATGATCGGTTGGCACAAGAGTAA
- the rfbA gene encoding glucose-1-phosphate thymidylyltransferase RfbA, which translates to MKPRKGIILAGGSGTRLYPATQVVSKQLLPVYDKPMVYYPLSTLMLADIRDILLISTPQDTPRFQQLLGDGSQWGINISYAVQAQPEGLAQAFIIGESFIDGHPSALVLGDNIFYGHDLAVLLDQATRRDSGATVFAYQVKDPERYGVVEFADDNRAISLEEKPQQPKSRHAVTGLYFYDEKITDIAKSLKPSARGELEITDANREYLRQGALEVAIMGRGMAWLDTGTHDSLMEASAFIETIEKRQGLKVSCPEEVAYRQGYINAAQVEKLAQPMLKNDYGRYLLDMLSYRP; encoded by the coding sequence ATGAAACCACGCAAAGGGATTATTCTAGCCGGAGGCAGTGGTACTCGTTTATACCCCGCTACTCAGGTGGTATCCAAACAGCTGTTACCGGTGTACGACAAACCCATGGTGTATTATCCCTTATCCACCCTCATGTTGGCGGATATACGCGATATCTTATTAATTTCCACTCCCCAGGACACGCCTCGGTTTCAGCAGCTTTTAGGTGACGGGTCTCAATGGGGTATCAACATCAGCTACGCGGTGCAAGCGCAGCCCGAAGGTTTGGCGCAGGCTTTTATCATCGGAGAGTCCTTTATCGATGGCCACCCCAGTGCATTGGTTCTGGGCGACAATATTTTTTACGGCCACGATTTGGCCGTGTTGCTGGATCAAGCCACGCGGCGAGACAGCGGTGCCACGGTATTCGCCTACCAGGTTAAAGACCCCGAACGCTATGGTGTGGTGGAGTTCGCCGACGATAATAGGGCCATTAGCCTGGAAGAGAAACCGCAGCAACCCAAATCACGGCATGCGGTCACGGGGTTATATTTTTACGATGAAAAAATCACGGATATCGCCAAATCCCTAAAGCCATCGGCGCGGGGAGAATTGGAAATCACCGATGCCAACCGAGAGTATTTACGTCAAGGTGCTTTGGAAGTGGCTATTATGGGACGTGGCATGGCCTGGTTGGATACCGGGACTCACGATTCATTGATGGAAGCCTCCGCATTTATTGAAACCATCGAAAAAAGACAAGGTCTTAAAGTTTCCTGCCCGGAAGAGGTGGCTTATCGCCAGGGGTATATTAACGCCGCGCAAGTGGAAAAGCTGGCCCAACCCATGCTCAAAAACGATTACGGACGTTATTTGCTGGATATGTTGAGTTATAGACCATGA
- the rfbG gene encoding CDP-glucose 4,6-dehydratase has product MMDNSFWHQKNVLITGFTGFKGGWLTLWLQSLGAKVSGYSLDPPTTPSLFSSAGVGDDMVDMCQGDIGDLKNLLSYVDKVKPQIIFHLAAQPLVRYSYDNPVETYASNVLGTVHLLESVRLTDSVKVVVVVTSDKCYENREWVWGYREDEPMGGYDPYSNSKGCAELVTAAYRNSYFNKALYETHGVGLATVRAGNVVGGGDWARDRLVPDAIKSFKDGQSVTIRNPMAVRPWQHVLDPLHGYIVLAEKLWVEGDQFSEAWNFGPDSESEKSVGWMVDKLVNLWGGPVAWNKDKLDQPHEACFLKLDSAKAKSRLGWKPKWNLDIGLKNVVEWYKAYYDGGNMKEHTLSQIKQYMES; this is encoded by the coding sequence GTGATGGATAATAGTTTTTGGCATCAGAAAAATGTCCTGATCACAGGCTTTACCGGGTTCAAAGGAGGGTGGTTGACACTTTGGCTGCAATCGCTTGGTGCGAAAGTATCGGGGTATTCTCTAGACCCACCTACGACTCCGTCGTTATTCTCCTCTGCCGGAGTAGGGGATGACATGGTGGATATGTGCCAGGGTGATATAGGTGATTTGAAAAATTTACTCTCTTATGTTGATAAGGTTAAACCACAGATAATATTTCATTTAGCGGCACAACCTCTGGTTAGATATTCCTACGACAACCCGGTAGAAACCTATGCAAGCAATGTATTAGGAACGGTGCACTTGCTTGAATCAGTTAGATTGACCGATAGTGTCAAGGTTGTAGTAGTCGTTACGAGCGACAAATGTTACGAGAACCGAGAGTGGGTTTGGGGATACCGGGAAGACGAGCCAATGGGAGGTTATGATCCTTATAGCAATAGTAAGGGATGTGCAGAATTGGTCACAGCGGCCTACCGAAACTCTTACTTTAATAAGGCGCTATATGAAACTCATGGTGTTGGTCTAGCGACAGTTCGTGCAGGTAACGTGGTGGGAGGTGGGGACTGGGCTAGAGATCGATTGGTTCCGGATGCCATCAAGTCCTTCAAAGACGGACAATCCGTTACCATTCGAAACCCAATGGCAGTTCGACCATGGCAACATGTCTTGGATCCTTTGCATGGATATATCGTATTGGCGGAAAAATTGTGGGTTGAAGGTGATCAATTTTCTGAGGCTTGGAATTTTGGTCCGGACAGCGAAAGTGAAAAATCTGTTGGTTGGATGGTAGATAAGTTAGTAAATCTATGGGGTGGTCCGGTAGCATGGAATAAAGATAAGTTGGATCAGCCGCATGAAGCTTGTTTTTTAAAGTTGGATAGTGCTAAGGCCAAGTCCAGATTAGGTTGGAAACCAAAATGGAATCTGGATATTGGGCTCAAAAATGTAGTTGAATGGTATAAAGCATATTATGACGGAGGAAACATGAAAGAACACACCTTGTCTCAAATAAAACAGTATATGGAATCCTAG
- the rfbC gene encoding dTDP-4-dehydrorhamnose 3,5-epimerase, protein MKVIQTALPGVLIIEPKVFGDARGFFMETYQAQRYQEAGIATDFIQDNYSRSSQAVLRGLHYQLKYPQAKLVSVARGEVFDVAVDIRVGSPTFGQWVGVNLSEENYRQLYIPRGFAHGFCVLSETADFVYKCDGFYRPDDEKGLIWNDPEVGVDWPIKFPALSEKDKANLSLAALKQHKFLPDYQEVL, encoded by the coding sequence ATGAAGGTGATTCAAACTGCATTGCCTGGTGTGTTGATTATTGAGCCTAAAGTGTTTGGTGATGCGCGCGGTTTTTTTATGGAAACCTACCAAGCGCAACGTTACCAAGAAGCGGGCATAGCGACGGATTTTATCCAAGATAATTATTCCCGTTCCAGTCAAGCCGTTTTGCGTGGCTTACATTATCAATTGAAATATCCGCAAGCTAAATTGGTCAGTGTCGCTCGCGGTGAAGTTTTCGATGTGGCGGTGGACATACGAGTAGGTTCGCCAACATTCGGTCAGTGGGTGGGAGTGAATCTCAGTGAAGAGAATTATCGCCAATTGTATATTCCGCGTGGTTTTGCCCACGGGTTTTGCGTATTGAGCGAAACAGCAGACTTTGTTTACAAGTGTGATGGATTTTACAGACCGGACGATGAAAAAGGACTAATCTGGAACGACCCGGAGGTGGGTGTTGATTGGCCGATTAAATTTCCCGCCTTATCAGAGAAAGATAAAGCCAACTTAAGCTTGGCTGCATTAAAGCAGCACAAATTCTTGCCCGATTACCAGGAAGTTTTATGA
- the hisH gene encoding imidazole glycerol phosphate synthase subunit HisH produces the protein MNSVSVGVIDYGVGNIFSIVNALQALDCNVVVATKPHELVGIDRIVLPGVGAYPKGMKNLNSLGFSEHVKSHVDQGGLLLGICLGMQLALSEGYEDGRTSGLDLVQGNVVPLESSGKCRVPHMGWNNMEGFNGLEQTLFEGVELGSSFYFVHSYHSVVREDVQCSYVRFCNKNIVAAFQKKNVFGVQFHPEKSQKAGLKLLKNFVHLKNI, from the coding sequence ATGAATAGTGTATCGGTAGGTGTGATAGATTATGGCGTTGGAAATATATTTTCCATTGTCAATGCACTTCAAGCTTTAGATTGTAATGTGGTGGTCGCAACGAAGCCTCATGAATTAGTAGGGATTGATAGGATAGTATTGCCGGGTGTTGGTGCTTATCCTAAAGGTATGAAAAACCTTAATAGTTTAGGGTTCTCAGAACATGTAAAAAGTCATGTTGATCAAGGAGGGTTGTTGTTAGGTATATGTTTGGGGATGCAATTAGCTCTTTCTGAGGGTTATGAGGATGGTAGAACTTCAGGATTGGATTTGGTGCAAGGTAACGTAGTACCGCTAGAATCTTCCGGTAAGTGTCGAGTCCCTCATATGGGGTGGAACAATATGGAGGGTTTTAACGGGTTGGAGCAAACTTTGTTTGAGGGGGTGGAGCTGGGGTCTTCATTTTACTTTGTGCATAGTTATCATTCCGTTGTAAGAGAGGATGTGCAATGCTCTTATGTTCGTTTCTGCAATAAGAATATAGTAGCGGCATTCCAGAAAAAAAATGTTTTCGGGGTGCAATTTCATCCGGAAAAAAGCCAAAAAGCCGGATTGAAATTGCTGAAAAACTTTGTTCATCTCAAGAATATATAA
- a CDS encoding FkbM family methyltransferase: MSFLSKIEKVVKNIANPDYWLANKRGVFAAIEHVSVLNNMNCNTVIDVGANKGQFALVARSRFPEARIYSFEPLEDARKILQSLFDSDKNFDVSEFALGEDEGKSIFHVSKRRDSSSLLGISEKQSEYFPGTEEIGQIYIEVKQMDSIISNLEIIPPVLLKIDVQGGELGVLRGGSDFLHTVSHVYVEASFVELYSGQALVHQVIEYLSQYDFILTGVYNGSFDSNGLAIQADFLFQKKSI, encoded by the coding sequence ATGTCATTTCTATCGAAAATAGAAAAGGTGGTGAAAAACATTGCCAACCCCGATTACTGGTTGGCTAACAAGCGAGGTGTGTTCGCTGCAATTGAGCATGTTTCAGTGCTGAATAATATGAATTGCAATACAGTAATAGATGTCGGTGCAAATAAAGGTCAGTTTGCATTGGTGGCCAGGTCTCGGTTCCCTGAAGCCAGGATATATTCGTTTGAACCGCTGGAGGATGCTAGGAAGATTCTGCAAAGTTTGTTCGATAGTGATAAAAATTTTGATGTATCCGAATTTGCTTTAGGGGAAGATGAGGGTAAATCAATATTCCATGTGTCAAAGCGAAGGGATTCTTCTTCCTTGCTGGGAATTTCAGAAAAACAATCAGAATATTTTCCTGGAACGGAAGAAATAGGCCAAATTTATATAGAAGTGAAGCAAATGGATTCGATAATTTCGAATTTGGAGATTATACCGCCTGTACTCCTTAAAATTGATGTTCAAGGAGGTGAGCTGGGGGTGTTGCGAGGCGGCAGCGATTTCTTACATACAGTTAGCCATGTTTACGTAGAAGCTTCTTTCGTTGAATTGTACAGCGGCCAAGCTTTGGTTCACCAAGTCATCGAGTATTTGTCTCAATACGATTTTATTTTGACAGGAGTGTACAACGGCTCATTCGATAGTAATGGATTAGCTATACAGGCAGATTTCTTGTTTCAAAAGAAATCGATATGA
- a CDS encoding imidazole glycerol phosphate synthase cyclase subunit has translation MLKIRIIPILLVRGSSIVKTVQFDDARMVGDSITNVKVFSSRMADEMVIVDIDAYKSGRINEDLIKRLAAQCVMPLSVGGGVRSVEDADRLFRSGADKVVINSAFYSDPSLIEKVSKKYGRQAVVFSLDVKKENSVYYAASQSANIVHDVGAVETAQKVVSMGVGEILLNSVDNDGKMNGYDLGLIKSVSQSVDVPIVAAGGCGSKEDCVKAINSGATAIAAGSIFYWIGESIITIKKHMSEQGLPMRLI, from the coding sequence ATGCTCAAAATACGTATCATTCCAATCTTGCTTGTTCGCGGGAGTTCCATTGTTAAAACTGTGCAGTTCGATGATGCGCGCATGGTGGGTGATTCCATCACTAATGTTAAAGTATTTTCCAGTCGTATGGCTGATGAAATGGTTATCGTCGATATAGATGCCTATAAATCCGGACGAATTAATGAAGACTTGATTAAGAGGTTAGCAGCTCAATGTGTAATGCCATTGTCAGTAGGAGGAGGGGTTCGCTCTGTTGAAGACGCGGACAGACTGTTTAGATCAGGTGCTGATAAAGTGGTGATAAATAGCGCTTTCTATAGTGATCCGAGTTTAATTGAAAAAGTATCGAAGAAATACGGTCGTCAAGCTGTTGTATTTTCCTTGGATGTTAAAAAAGAAAATTCTGTCTACTATGCAGCATCGCAATCAGCCAATATAGTTCATGATGTGGGCGCAGTGGAGACAGCTCAGAAAGTGGTGTCTATGGGGGTAGGAGAAATTTTGCTAAATTCAGTTGACAACGACGGAAAAATGAATGGTTACGATTTGGGGCTGATAAAGAGTGTGTCCCAGTCAGTAGATGTCCCGATAGTTGCTGCGGGTGGTTGTGGAAGTAAAGAAGATTGTGTAAAAGCGATAAATAGCGGTGCAACAGCAATTGCGGCGGGCAGTATATTTTACTGGATTGGAGAAAGTATTATAACTATTAAAAAACATATGAGTGAACAAGGGCTGCCAATGAGGTTGATATGA